Proteins encoded in a region of the Isosphaeraceae bacterium EP7 genome:
- a CDS encoding class I SAM-dependent methyltransferase — protein sequence MRDHNKAFCQFVSETFNCPGPVYEFGAYQVEGQVDYADLRSMFAGKEYLGCDMRPGPGVDRVEDVTAINMPDGCAGTVLCIETFEHVFEVRRAFDEVYRILKPGGVFIITSPLNFRIHAYPDDYWRMTPTCLRRLMSNYGGTLSGYQGYHKFPHTVMAMGVKSPAAADFATKASTVTNHYKSWLAQQESGRSLGQKLRRGFGKIYRSKWERYISDAYYQSDFTIDAPRPLARVG from the coding sequence GTGCGAGATCATAACAAGGCGTTCTGCCAGTTCGTCTCAGAGACGTTCAACTGCCCGGGCCCCGTCTACGAGTTCGGGGCCTATCAGGTCGAAGGGCAGGTCGACTACGCCGACCTCCGCTCGATGTTCGCGGGCAAAGAATACCTGGGCTGCGACATGCGCCCGGGGCCCGGCGTCGACCGCGTCGAGGACGTCACCGCGATCAACATGCCCGACGGCTGCGCCGGGACGGTGCTCTGCATCGAGACCTTCGAGCACGTCTTCGAGGTGCGCAGGGCGTTCGACGAGGTCTACCGGATCCTCAAGCCGGGCGGCGTTTTCATCATCACGTCCCCGCTGAACTTCAGGATCCACGCCTATCCCGACGACTACTGGCGGATGACGCCGACCTGCCTGCGACGCCTGATGTCGAACTATGGCGGGACGCTCTCGGGCTACCAGGGCTACCACAAGTTCCCGCACACGGTGATGGCCATGGGCGTGAAGTCGCCCGCCGCGGCCGACTTCGCCACCAAGGCGAGCACCGTCACGAACCACTACAAGTCGTGGCTCGCCCAGCAGGAATCCGGCCGCAGCCTCGGCCAGAAGCTGCGTCGTGGGTTCGGCAAGATCTACCGGTCGAAGTGGGAGCGGTACATCTCCGACGCCTACTACCAGTCCGACTTCACCATCGACGCCCCGCGCCCCCTGGCCCGCGTCGGTTGA
- a CDS encoding glycosyltransferase family 39 protein: MSDRTDTPMRDLGQAGVAPSPSWGRVLGVFALALAFVVLTRWPVARDAPVETDEFGFLETIAAYRMPMHHTLFLASARLIGNAIGDPYRGFIVLDMVVSALALTSAWWWLRALVRPATATAAVALLAVSPLFWAYGALAGNYTAIPLVGCFLLGIAVRTYADPRPWHPYAAALALALGTGYRQDIGTFWLPVFFVILWPHRWKAAIGPLVVFTLVNLAWLGGMVADVGWAHYREASAEFAHEAGYRNSFWNLGVRDAPLRYAVKLTMALAWTLGPALLFVPRGISRTRWPLVALLALSVVPALGFHLFVHFGVPGYSFHDLPALLALVALGIGRIPSAQGIATRSDQAPARLACVALVMAALFLAYPTNYKRGGLWGDFDIAFARLTRVGLKIPRPDRTPAAWPTAVTRPLAGDLLPGGRLAN, translated from the coding sequence ATGTCCGACCGGACCGACACGCCGATGCGCGACCTCGGCCAGGCTGGGGTCGCCCCGTCCCCGAGCTGGGGCCGGGTGCTCGGCGTCTTCGCGCTCGCCCTGGCCTTCGTCGTCCTGACCCGCTGGCCGGTGGCCCGCGATGCCCCCGTGGAGACCGACGAATTCGGCTTCCTGGAGACGATCGCCGCCTACCGGATGCCGATGCATCACACGCTTTTCCTGGCGTCGGCCCGGCTGATCGGCAACGCAATCGGCGACCCGTATCGCGGGTTCATCGTCCTGGACATGGTCGTCAGCGCGCTGGCGCTGACCTCGGCCTGGTGGTGGCTGCGGGCCCTCGTCCGGCCCGCGACGGCCACGGCCGCGGTCGCCTTGCTCGCCGTCTCGCCCCTCTTCTGGGCGTATGGCGCCCTGGCCGGAAATTACACCGCGATCCCGTTGGTCGGCTGTTTCTTGCTGGGAATCGCCGTCCGCACCTATGCCGATCCTAGGCCCTGGCACCCCTACGCCGCGGCGCTAGCTCTTGCGCTGGGAACCGGGTATCGCCAGGACATCGGCACCTTCTGGCTCCCGGTCTTCTTCGTGATCCTCTGGCCGCACCGCTGGAAGGCCGCGATCGGGCCGCTGGTCGTCTTCACCCTGGTGAACCTCGCTTGGCTCGGCGGGATGGTCGCCGATGTTGGCTGGGCCCACTATCGCGAGGCCAGCGCCGAGTTCGCCCACGAAGCCGGCTACCGGAACTCGTTCTGGAATCTGGGTGTCCGCGATGCTCCGCTCCGCTACGCGGTGAAGCTGACGATGGCTCTGGCCTGGACGCTCGGGCCCGCCTTGCTGTTCGTCCCCAGAGGGATTTCGCGGACCCGCTGGCCGCTCGTGGCATTACTGGCCCTGAGCGTCGTGCCGGCGCTTGGCTTCCACCTGTTCGTCCATTTTGGCGTGCCTGGCTATAGCTTCCACGACTTGCCGGCCTTGCTGGCCCTCGTCGCGCTCGGCATCGGCCGGATTCCCTCGGCGCAGGGAATTGCGACTCGCTCGGACCAGGCGCCCGCGAGGCTCGCCTGCGTCGCCCTGGTCATGGCCGCGCTCTTTCTGGCCTATCCCACCAACTACAAGCGAGGGGGGCTCTGGGGCGATTTCGACATCGCCTTCGCCCGGCTCACGCGAGTCGGCCTGAAAATTCCCAGGCCCGACCGAACCCCGGCCGCCTGGCCGACGGCCGTCACCAGGCCACTCGCCGGCGACTTGCTCCCCGGCGGGCGACTGGCAAACTAA
- a CDS encoding MlaD family protein translates to MSRRSSMREVRAGAAMLVGLAALLGLMALATGGPGFLAPSQSIDVVFRDGQGLRAGSAVRISGLDAGRVLAVDLAEFDGTLRARVKLALPVELAGKLKQDVKITIQASLTGQSRINIVSSGKSTVALVPGQVVQGVETSFFDPILEQVGMGPVERNHLSHTIAEVRQTVDQVGPRTRLVLASLQEMVAGLRETTEAARPQVESSIAHVEGLTKRLDMAGPKIEQTLIRLEKLTAEADALIMENRPNLAATLVSVKDLTATAQDIAIKERPKVAKLIEGLDTTRARADRVLYQTDLLTSQAGQMLTRNKTDIERTVANVRDATDWGDKLVQKLYANPFVLSPLYKPTTEDVRVQVVYDTAQVFTKGAQELHDSVKTLSAMQGTAMTADQQAAFAKLYEKAWGLTNQLNQTTQNLAEGLKTMPRMRK, encoded by the coding sequence ATGAGTCGTCGATCGTCGATGCGCGAGGTGCGGGCCGGCGCGGCGATGCTCGTCGGCCTGGCGGCGTTACTGGGCCTGATGGCCCTGGCGACCGGCGGACCGGGGTTCCTGGCCCCCAGCCAGTCGATCGACGTCGTCTTCCGCGACGGTCAGGGGCTTCGAGCCGGCAGCGCGGTGCGGATCTCGGGCCTGGATGCCGGCCGCGTGCTGGCCGTGGACCTCGCGGAGTTTGACGGCACCCTGCGGGCGCGGGTCAAGCTGGCCCTGCCAGTGGAGCTGGCCGGCAAGCTGAAGCAGGACGTCAAGATCACGATCCAGGCGAGCCTGACGGGCCAGAGCCGGATCAACATCGTGTCGTCGGGAAAGTCGACGGTGGCGCTGGTGCCCGGCCAGGTGGTCCAGGGAGTCGAGACCTCGTTCTTCGACCCCATCCTGGAGCAAGTCGGCATGGGGCCGGTGGAACGCAACCACCTGAGCCACACCATCGCCGAGGTCCGCCAGACCGTCGACCAGGTCGGCCCGAGGACGCGCCTGGTCCTCGCGTCGCTCCAGGAGATGGTCGCGGGGCTGCGCGAGACGACCGAGGCGGCGCGGCCTCAGGTCGAGTCGAGCATCGCGCACGTCGAAGGGCTGACCAAGCGGCTCGACATGGCGGGGCCCAAGATCGAGCAGACGCTGATCCGCCTGGAGAAGCTGACCGCCGAGGCTGATGCCCTGATCATGGAAAACCGGCCCAACCTGGCCGCAACCCTGGTCAGCGTCAAGGACCTGACGGCCACGGCGCAGGATATCGCGATCAAGGAGCGGCCCAAAGTGGCCAAGCTCATCGAGGGACTTGACACCACCCGCGCCAGGGCCGACCGCGTGCTGTACCAGACCGATCTGCTCACCAGCCAGGCCGGCCAGATGCTGACCCGGAACAAGACCGACATCGAGCGGACAGTGGCCAACGTCCGCGACGCGACCGACTGGGGCGACAAGCTCGTCCAGAAGCTCTACGCCAATCCGTTCGTCCTAAGTCCTTTGTACAAGCCGACGACCGAAGACGTGCGGGTGCAGGTGGTCTACGACACGGCGCAGGTCTTCACCAAGGGCGCGCAGGAGCTGCACGATTCGGTGAAGACGCTCTCGGCCATGCAGGGGACGGCGATGACCGCCGACCAGCAGGCCGCGTTCGCCAAGCTCTATGAGAAAGCCTGGGGGCTGACCAATCAGCTCAACCAGACGACTCAGAATCTGGCCGAAGGGCTCAAGACGATGCCGAGGATGCGAAAATGA
- a CDS encoding FkbM family methyltransferase produces MTSLKELVQGSFARMGIRVSRLGQFPVGNDLCFDLKRIGSTDRFSTIFDVGANAGRSVLTYAAGFPKAKIYSFEPVKATYDQLVVAAKGLPNVRCFQFAMGDTEGSLEIYLQKSSEWNSLTAPLNERRSAESSAKETIQIRKVDDFCAAEGITSIDLLKTDTEGFDIQVLRGAERMLTSGKVKFVYSEVTLNPEDDVHTNFFKLHEYLEPLGFRFVALYEQDVYDNLGGANYTNALYVNRNATV; encoded by the coding sequence GTGACATCCCTCAAAGAGCTCGTCCAGGGTTCCTTCGCTCGGATGGGGATCAGGGTCTCCAGGCTTGGGCAATTTCCGGTCGGTAACGACCTCTGCTTCGACCTCAAACGCATCGGATCCACGGATCGGTTCTCGACGATCTTCGACGTCGGCGCCAATGCGGGGCGGTCGGTCCTGACTTACGCGGCGGGCTTCCCGAAGGCGAAGATCTATTCCTTCGAACCCGTCAAGGCGACGTACGACCAGCTCGTCGTGGCCGCCAAGGGCCTGCCCAACGTCCGCTGTTTCCAGTTCGCGATGGGCGACACCGAAGGCTCGCTCGAGATCTACCTCCAGAAGAGCTCCGAGTGGAATAGCCTGACCGCCCCGCTCAACGAGCGACGGAGCGCCGAGTCGTCCGCCAAGGAAACGATCCAGATTCGCAAGGTCGACGACTTCTGCGCGGCCGAGGGGATCACCTCGATCGACCTCCTGAAGACCGACACCGAGGGGTTCGACATCCAGGTCCTCCGCGGGGCCGAGCGGATGCTCACCTCCGGCAAGGTCAAGTTCGTCTACAGCGAGGTCACGCTCAACCCCGAGGACGACGTCCACACCAACTTCTTCAAGCTCCACGAATACCTCGAGCCCCTCGGCTTCCGCTTCGTCGCCCTCTATGAGCAGGACGTCTACGACAACCTGGGCGGCGCCAACTACACGAACGCCCTGTATGTGAACCGCAACGCCACCGTCTAG
- a CDS encoding flagellar biosynthesis anti-sigma factor FlgM: protein MEIHGAGGAQGPQAIYPRLASFSIETGHSVHAGTPRDSVEISPLGQMLDGISRLPEIRHEKVEEIRRQIATGSYETPERLELALDRMLDELSGW, encoded by the coding sequence ATGGAAATTCACGGTGCAGGGGGAGCCCAAGGGCCCCAGGCGATCTACCCGCGACTGGCCTCGTTCAGCATCGAGACCGGCCACTCGGTTCACGCGGGCACCCCGCGAGACTCGGTCGAAATCTCGCCCCTGGGCCAGATGCTCGACGGGATCAGCCGGCTGCCCGAGATCCGTCACGAGAAGGTGGAGGAGATCCGCCGCCAGATCGCCACGGGGTCGTATGAGACTCCCGAGCGCCTGGAACTGGCCCTCGACCGCATGCTCGACGAACTCAGCGGCTGGTGA
- a CDS encoding transcriptional repressor, with protein MANLHSEPIVPLSVSESPEEKFREYLEIRSEKLTEPRRVLIRHIFSSHKHFDADELVADLRSAGRTVSRSTVYRTLRLLVDANLLRELRLNNRTAYEHDYGYPSHDHMHCTECGEVVEFRNEELQNLRDQIAAEHGFRAVGHRFLITGVCARCSRARSPRRRLDLI; from the coding sequence GTGGCGAATCTCCACTCCGAGCCCATCGTCCCGCTGTCGGTGTCGGAATCCCCCGAAGAGAAGTTCCGCGAGTATCTCGAGATCCGCAGCGAGAAACTCACCGAACCCCGTCGGGTCCTGATCCGACACATCTTCAGCTCTCATAAGCATTTCGACGCTGACGAACTGGTCGCCGACCTGCGTTCGGCGGGTCGCACCGTCAGCCGGTCGACCGTCTACCGGACGCTCAGGCTCCTCGTCGACGCCAACCTGTTGCGTGAGCTGAGGCTCAACAACCGGACGGCCTACGAGCACGACTACGGCTATCCGTCGCACGACCACATGCACTGCACCGAGTGCGGCGAGGTGGTCGAGTTTCGCAACGAGGAACTGCAAAACCTGCGCGATCAGATCGCCGCGGAGCACGGATTCCGGGCCGTCGGCCACCGGTTCCTGATCACCGGGGTCTGTGCCAGGTGCAGTCGGGCGCGCAGCCCCAGACGTCGCCTCGACCTGATCTGA
- a CDS encoding ABC transporter permease, producing the protein MDTETATSNELLYPLARIGRLGNDILSYLGDLGLLVPASARALVHPEVPSRRLLAAVSGHWDWMLLMVTPLVVLVHVAMGSSLAMQAYFGGTFADGTGAVVGVGLVRNFAPLMTGILMAGMMAAKYVSELRAGSLVGLDEDPSSVPDRDVVRGDRPDDRVAPDPHRLAAVRMLAGAVACPVFSLLGVIVGTVVGWLIAARMLGIGTHEYFGMFAAMLWTRDVVGLGLKGAAFGLIGALFACHEGLRGGAKPGSASVPAAACRAASFSAAAILVVNSCWFLLAYHGGPAFGPTLMTPPGR; encoded by the coding sequence ATGGACACCGAGACTGCAACGTCGAACGAACTCCTGTACCCGCTGGCCCGGATCGGACGGCTGGGGAACGACATCCTCTCCTATCTGGGCGACCTGGGCCTCTTGGTCCCGGCGTCGGCTCGCGCCCTGGTGCACCCCGAAGTCCCGAGCCGGCGGCTGCTTGCGGCGGTTTCGGGGCACTGGGACTGGATGCTGCTGATGGTCACTCCGCTGGTCGTCCTGGTGCACGTGGCGATGGGATCGTCGCTGGCGATGCAGGCGTACTTCGGCGGGACATTCGCCGACGGCACGGGCGCCGTCGTCGGCGTGGGCCTGGTGCGCAACTTCGCGCCGCTGATGACGGGCATCCTGATGGCCGGGATGATGGCCGCGAAATACGTCTCCGAGCTGCGTGCGGGCAGCCTGGTGGGCCTGGATGAAGACCCGAGCTCGGTACCCGACCGCGACGTCGTCCGGGGCGACCGGCCCGACGACCGGGTTGCCCCCGACCCTCATCGGCTCGCGGCGGTCCGGATGCTGGCCGGCGCGGTGGCCTGCCCGGTCTTCTCGCTGCTTGGCGTGATCGTGGGCACCGTCGTCGGCTGGCTGATCGCGGCTCGGATGCTGGGCATCGGCACGCACGAATACTTCGGCATGTTCGCCGCGATGCTCTGGACCCGCGACGTGGTGGGACTGGGCCTGAAGGGGGCCGCCTTCGGCCTGATCGGGGCCCTGTTCGCCTGCCACGAGGGGCTGCGGGGCGGGGCGAAGCCGGGCTCGGCCAGCGTGCCGGCGGCGGCCTGTCGCGCGGCGAGCTTCTCGGCGGCCGCGATCCTCGTGGTCAACTCCTGCTGGTTCCTGCTGGCCTACCACGGCGGCCCCGCGTTCGGGCCCACCCTGATGACCCCGCCGGGGCGTTAG
- a CDS encoding alkaline phosphatase family protein — protein MKTTDRLVILGLDGATWTVLDPMIQNGVMPNLAALLGRSAYGTLRSTIPPVTSAAWTTMMTGCGPAQHGVFDHRYYDAAAGQLRVNHSGRVKVPTFWHLLSDAGRSVISLNVPVTFPPLKVKGVVVSGMDAPHLEAALSGSPEFAQRLAREVPGYALKFFWKKPPRNIDEMNAAADPTIELFKARAEGAWSADRHVPDWSTLMVQFQNLDPFQHRAWRYLNVDETGIDDPAMNAAAQGVMRGLDAAIGRVCELAEKRGATVMVVSDHGFGSCKGRVHVNRVLLDAGIARLPSKFGTLAMGAEKIRGRLALWNAKRGTPEARTSSFDQSVSAQFPFDWKRTLAFAPHQDTAAMIYLNTASRSAGAPLQTFRQIDDARQATIAALADARHPQTGEPLFAQIIDMASTHNLDPAREGYPDIIALPDVAYWVRTKLAPGKSWVEADDALPGTHRPEGIVAIAGPGVTPGRNLRSDLRDIAPTVLRLFDLPIPAHIEGRPIIEAWGESNDAPPAAQAHQPMREDQAHGLAGPHQPEFEYTPEEQAIIEQRLADLGYLE, from the coding sequence ATGAAGACGACCGATCGCCTGGTCATCCTCGGCCTCGACGGCGCAACTTGGACCGTCCTGGACCCGATGATCCAGAACGGGGTGATGCCAAACCTGGCCGCCCTGCTCGGACGCTCGGCCTACGGCACGCTCAGGTCGACGATTCCGCCCGTCACGTCGGCCGCCTGGACGACGATGATGACCGGCTGCGGGCCTGCGCAGCATGGGGTCTTCGACCACCGCTATTATGACGCCGCAGCCGGCCAGCTCCGGGTCAACCACTCGGGCCGGGTGAAGGTCCCCACCTTCTGGCACCTGCTCTCCGACGCGGGCCGGTCGGTCATCAGCCTGAACGTCCCGGTGACGTTCCCTCCCTTGAAGGTTAAAGGGGTGGTCGTCTCGGGCATGGACGCGCCGCACCTTGAGGCCGCGCTGTCAGGCTCGCCCGAGTTCGCCCAGCGGCTCGCCCGCGAGGTCCCCGGCTACGCGCTCAAGTTCTTCTGGAAGAAGCCCCCGCGCAACATCGACGAGATGAACGCCGCGGCCGATCCCACGATCGAGCTGTTCAAGGCACGCGCCGAAGGGGCCTGGTCGGCCGACCGCCACGTCCCCGACTGGTCGACCTTGATGGTCCAGTTCCAGAACCTCGACCCGTTCCAGCATCGCGCCTGGCGATACCTGAACGTCGACGAGACCGGGATCGACGACCCCGCGATGAACGCCGCCGCCCAGGGCGTGATGCGCGGGCTCGACGCCGCCATCGGCCGGGTCTGCGAACTGGCCGAGAAACGCGGCGCCACCGTCATGGTCGTCAGCGACCACGGCTTCGGCTCGTGCAAGGGGCGGGTCCACGTCAATCGCGTGCTGCTTGACGCCGGGATCGCTCGGCTACCGTCCAAATTTGGCACCCTGGCGATGGGTGCCGAGAAGATTCGCGGCCGGCTGGCCCTCTGGAACGCCAAGCGGGGCACGCCCGAGGCCCGGACGTCGTCCTTCGACCAGTCGGTCTCGGCGCAGTTCCCGTTCGACTGGAAGCGGACTCTCGCCTTCGCGCCCCACCAGGACACGGCGGCGATGATCTACCTGAACACCGCCTCGCGCAGTGCCGGGGCGCCGCTCCAGACCTTCAGGCAGATCGACGACGCACGACAGGCGACGATTGCCGCCCTGGCCGACGCCCGCCACCCGCAGACGGGGGAGCCCCTGTTCGCCCAGATCATCGACATGGCCTCGACCCACAACCTCGACCCGGCGCGCGAAGGCTACCCCGACATCATCGCCCTGCCCGACGTGGCCTACTGGGTCCGCACCAAGCTGGCGCCCGGCAAGAGCTGGGTCGAGGCCGACGATGCGCTCCCGGGCACGCATCGCCCCGAAGGGATCGTCGCCATCGCCGGGCCCGGGGTCACCCCCGGCCGGAATCTCAGGTCGGACCTGCGCGACATCGCCCCGACCGTCCTCCGCCTGTTCGACCTGCCCATCCCGGCGCACATCGAGGGGCGGCCGATCATCGAGGCCTGGGGCGAGTCGAACGATGCCCCGCCGGCCGCTCAGGCCCACCAGCCGATGCGTGAAGACCAGGCCCACGGCCTGGCCGGACCGCACCAGCCCGAGTTCGAGTACACCCCCGAAGAGCAGGCCATCATCGAGCAGCGCCTGGCCGACCTCGGCTACCTGGAATGA